The Deinococcus roseus genome window below encodes:
- a CDS encoding DUF3352 domain-containing protein — MKKLLLTSAALVLGTTFAAPLAQYVPDDALVTLEVKDLKGALSRMGAFRPVLIKAIQDAVGASNATALKSEKDVLEFLGTEGVLSVHLNKKTFQPSVLFATTTTAGTVAKKLLDSALASDRKAGKVSTLKEGKYSFYQSTDSAYGFQSNTVYLSSDATTLRAFLRKLGGGTGTSLSASASYKGVMANVQNSNFKGFVNFSGAADALKAFLGTDPLMNSLAEAVKTLGQLGMGTSITAKGVESTTVFFPNKNTKDKALYSLLTYNKASLNAATVVPANVLSFSDSAADLPGYAKYFDGWLKKVGNSDDPSIPADAIPELNLSQYGSWLGKEVAVVTLPSASNIKLSNPDPLDSLTGTALVLEVQSADAAAVGMQGLLAQLTQNSETPIDPQDLTINGSKVTLLKDQDFSVYYTFKGNFMLLAFSDADIRALLATGMRLSDSAAFKNATYPRGVQAIEFSNKAPVQSKESLRSTMELALASAASEMKPKDQEKLINALVTVTDNLQKRTGGSQGYTQFLNGKMITKSVQFINWK; from the coding sequence ATGAAAAAGCTACTGCTCACCAGTGCCGCACTCGTGCTCGGAACCACTTTTGCTGCACCTCTTGCCCAGTATGTTCCAGATGACGCCCTTGTCACCCTGGAAGTCAAGGATCTCAAAGGCGCACTCAGCCGCATGGGAGCCTTCAGACCCGTGCTGATCAAAGCCATTCAGGACGCTGTGGGTGCTTCAAATGCCACAGCCCTGAAAAGCGAAAAAGACGTGCTGGAATTCCTTGGAACCGAAGGGGTCCTCAGTGTTCACCTGAACAAGAAAACCTTTCAACCCAGCGTGCTTTTCGCAACCACCACCACTGCAGGGACGGTGGCCAAAAAGCTGCTCGACAGTGCCCTGGCCTCAGACCGCAAAGCAGGCAAAGTCAGCACCCTCAAAGAAGGCAAATACAGCTTCTACCAGAGCACCGACTCTGCTTACGGCTTCCAGAGCAACACCGTTTACCTCTCCAGTGATGCCACCACCCTGCGCGCTTTCCTGCGCAAACTGGGTGGAGGAACAGGCACCAGCCTGTCTGCCAGTGCCAGTTACAAAGGCGTGATGGCCAATGTGCAGAACAGCAACTTCAAAGGCTTCGTGAATTTCTCTGGTGCTGCAGATGCGCTCAAAGCGTTCCTGGGCACCGATCCCCTGATGAACAGCCTCGCTGAAGCTGTGAAAACCCTGGGGCAACTGGGAATGGGCACCAGCATCACGGCCAAAGGCGTGGAGAGCACCACCGTGTTCTTCCCCAACAAAAACACCAAAGACAAAGCCCTCTACAGCCTGCTCACCTACAACAAAGCCAGCCTGAATGCCGCCACCGTGGTGCCAGCCAATGTGTTGTCTTTCAGCGACAGTGCTGCAGATCTGCCCGGTTACGCCAAATACTTCGATGGATGGCTGAAAAAAGTGGGCAACAGCGATGATCCCTCCATCCCAGCAGACGCTATCCCAGAACTGAACCTCAGTCAATACGGAAGCTGGCTGGGCAAGGAAGTCGCTGTGGTGACCCTCCCCAGCGCCTCCAACATCAAGCTCAGCAACCCGGATCCCCTGGATTCCCTGACTGGAACCGCTCTGGTTCTTGAAGTGCAGAGTGCTGATGCTGCTGCTGTGGGCATGCAGGGCCTGCTGGCCCAGCTCACCCAGAACAGCGAAACCCCCATCGACCCCCAGGACCTCACCATCAACGGCAGCAAAGTGACCTTGCTGAAAGACCAGGATTTCAGTGTGTACTACACCTTCAAGGGCAACTTCATGCTGCTGGCCTTCAGTGATGCCGACATCCGCGCCCTGCTGGCCACGGGCATGCGCCTCAGTGACAGTGCTGCATTCAAAAATGCCACCTACCCCAGAGGCGTGCAGGCCATTGAGTTCAGCAACAAAGCCCCTGTGCAGAGCAAAGAATCCCTGCGCAGCACCATGGAACTGGCCCTGGCCTCCGCAGCCAGCGAAATGAAACCCAAAGACCAGGAGAAACTGATCAATGCCCTGGTCACGGTCACCGACAACCTGCAGAAACGCACCGGTGGTTCACAGGGTTACACCCAGTTCCTGAACGGTAAAATGATCACCAAGAGCGTGCAGTTCATCAACTGGAAGTGA
- the cax gene encoding calcium/proton exchanger: MLNWLLIFIPIAVYLEFSQGNAVWIFVASMLAILPLAGLMGRATEELAIRAGSAVGGLLNATFGNATELIIAFFALKAGKLDVVKASITGSILGNILLVLGLAVFLGGLKHKTQVFNQKNAGILTSLLTLSVIGLLIPAVFDLASVNFAHVAQPADLDFKVSVAAAIVLILIYLGNVYFSLVTHKDMLSPHDDEEHEAATWSVPMAVGVLLASTVAVGFMSEFLVGSLEEASHALGLSEFFVGIILIPIIGNAAEHASAVMFALKNKMDLAVTIAVGSTIQVALLVAPLLVLLGLTVGQKMDLVMHNPLELIAVAAGIVIANSIARDGESNWLEGLMLLGVYVLLAFAFFYFPTVSAAAVH; the protein is encoded by the coding sequence ATGCTGAATTGGCTTCTCATCTTCATTCCCATTGCGGTGTACCTGGAATTTTCCCAGGGCAATGCCGTCTGGATTTTCGTGGCCAGCATGCTGGCCATTCTGCCCCTCGCTGGCCTGATGGGCCGGGCCACCGAAGAACTCGCCATCCGTGCAGGAAGTGCTGTGGGCGGCCTGCTCAACGCCACCTTCGGCAATGCCACCGAGCTGATCATTGCCTTCTTTGCCCTCAAGGCCGGAAAACTCGATGTGGTGAAAGCCAGCATCACGGGTTCCATTCTGGGCAACATCCTGCTGGTGCTGGGACTGGCTGTGTTTCTGGGCGGACTCAAACACAAAACCCAGGTGTTTAACCAGAAAAATGCAGGCATCCTCACCTCCCTTTTGACCCTCTCGGTGATTGGGCTTCTGATCCCTGCAGTGTTTGATCTGGCCTCGGTGAATTTTGCCCACGTGGCCCAGCCTGCAGACCTGGACTTCAAAGTCAGTGTGGCTGCGGCCATCGTGCTGATCCTGATTTACCTGGGCAATGTGTACTTCAGTCTGGTCACCCACAAAGACATGCTCTCTCCACACGATGACGAAGAGCACGAAGCTGCCACCTGGAGCGTTCCCATGGCTGTGGGTGTGCTGCTGGCCAGCACCGTGGCAGTGGGTTTCATGTCCGAGTTTCTGGTGGGCAGCCTGGAAGAAGCCTCCCACGCCCTGGGCCTCAGCGAATTCTTTGTGGGGATCATTCTGATTCCCATCATCGGCAACGCTGCAGAACACGCCAGTGCCGTGATGTTCGCCCTGAAAAACAAGATGGATCTGGCCGTCACCATTGCGGTGGGTTCCACCATTCAGGTGGCCTTGCTGGTGGCCCCCCTTCTGGTGCTTCTGGGACTCACCGTGGGCCAGAAAATGGACCTGGTGATGCACAACCCGCTGGAATTGATTGCAGTTGCAGCAGGCATTGTGATTGCCAACTCCATTGCCAGAGATGGGGAATCCAACTGGCTGGAAGGCCTGATGCTGCTGGGCGTTTATGTGCTGCTGGCTTTTGCTTTCTTTTACTTCCCCACGGTTTCGGCTGCTGCGGTCCACTGA
- the recG gene encoding ATP-dependent DNA helicase RecG, with protein sequence MATLQELQDKLRKPLERELLMGCQNRVVAGGLEKLLDNLGKPFPKVREVLRHYETLTPEDREPRLRQALEMLTSSAKPAVPPAQPVSKFTKEPEIVTSRNWQEDTLVEKIDLSTQSIKKLHALGLRSLRDVLHNYPRRHEDRRALPNLYDIEDGQKITVDGVITGKNRRTPKPGMLILEAVVQNAWGHKVKCIWFQQPWIERSLKVGAHIIVTGRAKKFGRQIQVNVEYMEEDSESSLSTGRIVGVYDIKEGISQAFMRKTAHDILTHTPVNDYLSSRILQEHQMINLPDALNGIHFPRDEVHLARATDRLRFDEYLFLELRMLLQGGENSLLGKRFAAKREDIDTFEGSLPFRFTHAQRRVIQELASDMRSEKQMARLVQGDVGSGKTAVAACALYLAARDQFQGALMAPTEILAKQHYANLTKYLFPLGVRCCLLIGAMTAKEKRENLQRIATGEVDVVVGTQALIQEAVQFNNLGIAVIDEEHRFGVAQRRALLKDRPDVIVMSATPIPRSLALTLYGDLELSIIDELPPGRTPISTKLLQDSSRLQAYSFVMQQIREGRQAYAVTSLIEESETLTELLAATQLADNLKEILPEARIDLLHGKMNAQEKEDIMDRFRRHEFDLLVSTTVIEVGVDVPNSTVMVIENAERFGLAQLHQLRGRVGRGSNKSYCILVAGDTSQKTRRRLKVIEDTTDGFKIAEADLKIRGPGELRGTRQSGIPDLQLGDLTSDADIIEQARNLAKQILQADPGLEKAQHGRLRQELRSRSAHVAIREVI encoded by the coding sequence GTGGCTACGCTTCAAGAATTGCAAGACAAATTGAGAAAACCGCTGGAACGTGAACTGCTGATGGGCTGCCAGAACCGGGTGGTGGCAGGTGGCTTGGAAAAACTGCTGGACAACCTGGGAAAACCCTTCCCAAAAGTCCGGGAGGTGCTCAGACATTATGAAACCCTCACGCCAGAAGACCGGGAACCCAGACTCCGTCAGGCGCTGGAAATGCTGACCTCCTCTGCCAAACCTGCTGTGCCCCCTGCGCAGCCTGTCAGCAAGTTCACAAAAGAACCCGAAATCGTCACCTCCAGGAACTGGCAGGAAGACACGCTTGTCGAAAAAATTGACCTCAGCACCCAGTCCATCAAGAAATTGCATGCCCTGGGCCTCAGGAGCCTCAGGGACGTGCTGCACAATTATCCCAGAAGGCACGAGGACCGCCGTGCCCTGCCCAACCTCTATGACATTGAGGACGGCCAGAAAATCACCGTGGATGGGGTGATCACCGGCAAAAACCGCCGCACCCCCAAACCCGGCATGCTGATTCTGGAAGCCGTGGTGCAGAATGCCTGGGGGCACAAAGTCAAATGCATCTGGTTTCAGCAACCCTGGATCGAGCGCAGCCTTAAGGTGGGGGCGCACATCATCGTGACCGGGCGGGCCAAGAAATTTGGTCGCCAGATCCAGGTCAATGTGGAGTACATGGAGGAGGATTCAGAGTCCAGCCTCTCCACGGGCCGCATTGTGGGGGTGTATGACATCAAAGAAGGCATCTCCCAGGCCTTCATGCGCAAAACCGCCCACGACATCCTGACCCACACCCCGGTCAACGATTACCTGAGCAGCCGCATTCTGCAGGAACACCAGATGATCAATTTGCCTGATGCCCTGAACGGCATCCACTTTCCACGGGATGAGGTTCATCTGGCCAGAGCCACCGACAGGTTGCGCTTTGATGAATACCTGTTTCTGGAACTTCGGATGCTCCTGCAAGGCGGAGAAAATTCCCTGCTGGGCAAACGTTTTGCCGCAAAAAGAGAAGACATTGACACTTTTGAGGGTTCCCTCCCCTTCCGGTTCACCCATGCCCAGCGCAGGGTGATTCAGGAACTGGCCTCAGACATGCGCAGCGAGAAGCAGATGGCAAGGCTGGTGCAGGGGGATGTGGGATCCGGGAAAACCGCAGTGGCGGCCTGTGCCCTTTATCTTGCGGCCAGAGACCAGTTCCAGGGGGCTTTGATGGCTCCAACGGAAATTCTGGCCAAGCAGCATTATGCCAACCTCACCAAATATTTGTTCCCACTGGGGGTGCGCTGTTGCCTCCTGATCGGGGCCATGACCGCCAAAGAAAAAAGGGAAAACCTGCAGCGCATTGCTACAGGAGAAGTGGACGTGGTGGTGGGCACCCAGGCCCTGATTCAGGAGGCCGTGCAGTTCAACAACCTGGGCATCGCGGTGATTGACGAGGAGCACCGTTTCGGGGTGGCCCAGCGCCGTGCCCTCCTCAAAGACCGTCCAGACGTGATCGTGATGAGTGCAACCCCGATTCCCAGATCGCTGGCCCTGACCCTGTACGGAGATCTGGAGCTGTCCATCATCGATGAATTGCCCCCCGGACGCACCCCCATTTCCACCAAACTCTTGCAGGACAGCAGCCGTCTGCAGGCTTACAGCTTTGTGATGCAGCAGATCCGGGAAGGCAGGCAGGCTTACGCCGTGACCAGCCTGATTGAGGAATCCGAAACCCTGACCGAGCTGCTGGCGGCCACCCAGCTTGCAGACAACCTCAAAGAAATCCTGCCAGAAGCCCGCATTGATTTGCTGCACGGCAAGATGAACGCCCAGGAAAAAGAAGACATCATGGACCGTTTCAGGCGGCATGAATTTGATCTGCTGGTCTCCACCACCGTGATTGAAGTGGGGGTGGATGTGCCCAACTCTACAGTGATGGTCATTGAAAATGCCGAGCGCTTCGGTCTGGCCCAGCTTCACCAGTTGCGGGGCCGGGTGGGTCGGGGAAGCAACAAGAGTTACTGCATTCTGGTGGCCGGAGACACCAGCCAGAAAACCCGCCGCCGCCTGAAAGTCATTGAGGACACCACCGATGGTTTCAAGATCGCAGAAGCAGACCTGAAAATCCGGGGACCGGGAGAATTGCGGGGCACCCGTCAGAGCGGGATTCCAGATTTGCAACTGGGAGACCTCACCAGCGATGCGGACATCATCGAGCAGGCCCGCAATCTGGCCAAGCAGATCCTGCAGGCCGATCCTGGCCTGGAAAAAGCCCAGCATGGCCGACTCAGGCAGGAATTGCGTTCCAGAAGTGCCCATGTGGCCATCCGTGAGGTGATTTAA
- a CDS encoding HD domain-containing phosphohydrolase, whose amino-acid sequence MDHNSAAASRLSGSAFTQQNQIEHLLRESRGLLEKHPAQSLSFAQQAFQLAEQTQLLLPETLAHLSDSYRGIGQFQNSLDTAKRALPLMSKNHPEYPRLLMSLGASATFLSLHSEGMSYLLQSLELAQAREDRLLEFRVLNGIGANYVDIGELESGAEHFRKALQVAASTHEVSLDSVSMLNYNLSVTLSMQGKTQEALEPADLAIDLARKTGSAKRMAAGLLQRGFLLIDMHQIAEAESALLEALKISSDIEDPITQQSCYLGLGKVKIQYGLLPEAVPLLEAAIDPKYQTHYETQRAYSELVAVHKTLGQFEAALSRYEESIKLDRELTRKQTDDRFQELEVKYRTELALKEKSQAEKEREWLKGRNQMLKDLVQQRTEALERSQLEMLEALTTAGEHRDGETAQHTERVGEISKKVALKLGMSEVLAERVRVASRLHDVGKIAIPDDILLKPGKLTEDEYQQMKQHTLIGAQILSKSSSIMIRLACQIALSHHERWDGTGYPNGLFGEHIPIEARIVAIADVFDALTNVRPYKRAWSREEALREIQRAAGTQFDPWVVRAFLDVVDQ is encoded by the coding sequence ATGGATCACAATTCTGCTGCTGCTTCACGCCTGTCCGGTTCTGCGTTCACCCAACAAAACCAGATTGAGCACCTCCTCAGGGAATCCCGGGGATTGCTGGAAAAACACCCTGCCCAGTCGCTGTCTTTCGCACAGCAAGCCTTCCAGCTGGCAGAACAGACCCAGCTGCTGCTGCCTGAAACCCTGGCCCACCTGTCAGACAGCTACCGGGGCATCGGGCAATTTCAGAACAGCCTGGACACCGCCAAACGTGCTTTGCCCCTGATGTCCAAAAACCACCCGGAATACCCCCGCCTGCTGATGAGCCTGGGGGCTTCTGCCACCTTCCTGAGCCTGCACTCCGAAGGCATGTCCTATTTGCTGCAGAGCCTGGAACTGGCCCAGGCCCGGGAAGACCGCCTGCTGGAATTCCGTGTCCTGAACGGCATCGGAGCCAATTACGTGGACATCGGGGAACTGGAATCCGGGGCAGAGCATTTCCGCAAAGCCCTGCAGGTGGCCGCCAGCACCCATGAAGTCTCGCTGGACTCGGTGAGCATGCTCAATTACAACCTTTCTGTGACCCTGAGCATGCAGGGCAAGACCCAGGAAGCCCTGGAGCCTGCAGATCTGGCCATCGACCTTGCCCGCAAAACAGGCAGCGCCAAACGCATGGCCGCAGGACTGTTGCAACGCGGGTTTTTGTTGATCGACATGCATCAAATTGCCGAAGCAGAAAGCGCATTGCTGGAAGCCCTGAAAATCAGCAGTGACATTGAGGACCCCATCACCCAGCAAAGCTGTTATCTGGGCCTGGGGAAAGTCAAAATTCAATATGGCCTGCTGCCTGAAGCGGTTCCTCTGCTGGAAGCCGCCATTGACCCCAAATACCAGACACACTACGAAACCCAGCGGGCCTACAGCGAACTGGTGGCTGTGCACAAAACCCTGGGTCAGTTTGAAGCCGCTTTAAGCAGGTACGAGGAGAGCATCAAACTGGACCGGGAACTGACCCGCAAACAGACCGATGACCGTTTCCAGGAACTGGAAGTCAAATACCGCACCGAACTGGCCCTGAAAGAAAAATCCCAGGCCGAAAAAGAACGGGAATGGCTGAAAGGCCGCAACCAGATGCTCAAAGACCTGGTGCAACAGCGCACCGAGGCTTTAGAGCGCAGCCAGCTGGAAATGCTGGAAGCCCTCACCACGGCAGGGGAGCACCGGGACGGAGAAACCGCCCAGCACACCGAACGGGTCGGGGAAATCAGCAAAAAAGTGGCGCTGAAACTGGGCATGTCCGAAGTGCTGGCTGAACGGGTGCGTGTGGCCTCAAGGCTGCACGATGTGGGGAAAATCGCCATTCCAGATGACATCCTGCTCAAACCTGGCAAACTCACCGAAGACGAATACCAGCAGATGAAACAGCACACCCTGATCGGGGCACAGATCCTTTCCAAGAGTTCTTCCATCATGATCCGACTGGCCTGCCAGATTGCCCTCAGCCACCACGAGCGCTGGGACGGAACAGGGTACCCAAATGGTCTTTTTGGAGAGCACATCCCCATCGAGGCCCGCATTGTGGCCATTGCAGATGTCTTTGATGCCCTCACCAATGTGCGTCCCTACAAACGGGCCTGGTCCAGAGAAGAGGCCCTGCGGGAAATCCAGCGTGCTGCAGGAACCCAGTTTGATCCCTGGGTGGTGCGGGCGTTTCTGGATGTGGTGGATCAATAA